In one Cloacibacillus porcorum genomic region, the following are encoded:
- a CDS encoding PucR family transcriptional regulator produces the protein MPEKNRDRFLQEIMRTALESGDAQRILSLFRDWGGVDFAYIDARTKAICCTRGEQQFCEELQLYPIMELLRIYSAWEVTRQSCRLGWLVAASPKGVECGFWAETPFVVDALAVCHLGAFARVLAAAEEEDSFTAKLFAAREEDEAYCLGILKEGGVELAKGFYVLSFFSELGVLEESKLLERFRGLADGAGVKFFVSENEGIKSFILFHNGRGMRQTVVTNLITVWEHSAREGQISSEGRLCWGWSGEGRSYADIPRCLSQALFVMKHGLIRKAIPPILMWEELGLWRMFAALSESGEFHDYAADFLKEIIKYDETHQSRLMMTLYTFVRHSWNLTAVSKELWLHYNSMKYRYNKIAALLGENLDDPEVRFKVTVILYLYAYSLTPAEYLDTSRSM, from the coding sequence TTGCCGGAGAAAAATCGTGACCGCTTTTTGCAGGAGATAATGCGCACTGCGCTTGAGAGCGGCGACGCCCAGCGTATCCTCTCGCTTTTTCGTGATTGGGGCGGCGTCGATTTTGCCTATATCGACGCGCGCACCAAGGCTATCTGCTGTACGCGGGGCGAGCAGCAGTTCTGCGAAGAGCTTCAGCTATACCCGATTATGGAGCTGCTGCGCATATATTCGGCCTGGGAGGTGACGAGGCAGTCATGCCGGCTCGGGTGGCTTGTCGCCGCGTCGCCAAAGGGTGTGGAATGCGGCTTTTGGGCTGAGACACCCTTTGTGGTAGACGCGCTGGCGGTCTGTCATCTTGGCGCGTTCGCGCGCGTACTGGCCGCAGCCGAGGAGGAGGACTCCTTTACGGCGAAGCTTTTTGCCGCCAGGGAGGAAGACGAGGCGTATTGCCTCGGGATACTCAAAGAGGGCGGCGTGGAGCTTGCAAAGGGTTTTTACGTGTTGTCTTTCTTTTCTGAACTTGGTGTTTTAGAGGAGAGCAAATTGCTGGAGCGTTTCCGCGGACTGGCGGATGGCGCCGGCGTTAAATTTTTCGTCTCTGAAAACGAGGGGATAAAAAGTTTTATCCTCTTCCATAATGGACGCGGGATGCGGCAGACGGTTGTTACAAACCTTATCACCGTATGGGAGCATTCCGCGCGCGAGGGACAGATATCTTCCGAAGGCAGGCTGTGCTGGGGATGGAGCGGCGAGGGGCGGTCATACGCCGACATTCCACGCTGCCTGTCGCAGGCGCTTTTTGTGATGAAACATGGTCTCATACGTAAGGCGATTCCCCCCATTTTAATGTGGGAGGAGCTTGGCCTGTGGCGGATGTTTGCCGCACTTTCGGAGTCCGGCGAATTTCACGACTACGCCGCCGATTTCCTGAAAGAAATAATAAAGTATGACGAAACCCATCAGAGCCGTCTGATGATGACGCTGTATACTTTTGTGCGCCATAGCTGGAATCTTACCGCAGTGTCGAAAGAGCTTTGGCTGCACTATAATTCTATGAAATATCGCTATAACAAAATAGCGGCGCTGCTTGGGGAAAACCTTGACGATCCAGAGGTACGTTTTAAGGTGACCGTCATTCTCTATCTTTACGCTTACTCGCTTACACCGGCGGAGTATCTGGATACCTCCCGCAGTATGTAG
- a CDS encoding transporter substrate-binding domain-containing diguanylate cyclase, protein MALKKTDRMVIMIFCVLIFLAAAGAVFAEEMSKTSLPKVIRVGWYKNKNFQEMDPNGYRRGYEYEYLQEMARYGGWRYEYVSGSREECLKMLQEGLVDVVGGLFYTETAARSFDFVKYETDETYTILAVNAKDGRYTMDGWEGFDGMRIGVIPVWKNHLYKLHDYAAERGILFTTADYKSIDELERALKGGDVDAILMGEADIIPSNTKIIAQFAPSKRYFVTRLGGGDMKNALIFAMEQIRRFKPDFKAQLEKKYLEDSDGIILAFTEEEARFLKETPTLRVTLPSFRKPMMYKENGEYRGIAIDILKELEAKLGVRFEYIEALNQLEAVKMVSTGSADILSNIYYDYGWAEKNGLLLSRPYLDLDYAAITRIDYIQNSGNPKAAAVKGYLFSQNYVQKNYREEEIAWYNSEEECVDAVRNGEADICFVNSYVAGTYLQNYKYKNLYASVINYSHGLSLSLPHGGRQEMLLMSVLDKGISAIGKNKTSAIIAVNTMVTRHTMSAGEIIMRYPMISLSVAGISVAVIVSVLAIYVIIRNNRRKNIEVQRAEQASQRDTMTGLYNRSYFESEVSARLGAEENHEAAFLMIDLDDFKMINDTLGHLYGDHVLILFAAKMREVFGTDNLLCRMGGDEFAAFLPRIKSYQEVLALAEALKASFIKDIGGRAPSSCSIGISLCPEDGRTFNDLYRAADSALYAAKKSGKGKISAA, encoded by the coding sequence ATGGCTCTTAAAAAGACAGATCGTATGGTCATAATGATTTTTTGCGTCCTAATCTTCCTGGCGGCGGCCGGCGCAGTTTTTGCTGAGGAGATGTCGAAAACTTCACTGCCAAAGGTGATAAGGGTCGGCTGGTATAAAAATAAAAATTTTCAGGAGATGGATCCCAACGGCTACCGGCGCGGCTATGAATATGAATACCTTCAGGAAATGGCCAGATATGGCGGCTGGCGTTATGAATATGTGAGCGGAAGCCGTGAAGAGTGCCTGAAAATGCTGCAGGAGGGCCTGGTCGACGTCGTCGGCGGCCTCTTTTACACCGAGACGGCAGCCCGCAGCTTCGATTTCGTAAAGTACGAGACTGACGAGACATACACGATCCTCGCGGTGAACGCCAAAGACGGGCGCTACACGATGGACGGCTGGGAAGGCTTTGACGGCATGCGGATAGGCGTGATCCCCGTCTGGAAAAACCACCTGTACAAACTACACGATTACGCCGCGGAGAGAGGCATCCTGTTTACCACCGCCGATTACAAAAGCATCGACGAGCTGGAGAGGGCGCTGAAAGGCGGCGATGTCGACGCGATCCTTATGGGAGAGGCGGATATAATTCCCTCAAACACTAAAATAATCGCCCAGTTCGCCCCCAGTAAGCGCTATTTCGTCACACGGCTCGGCGGCGGAGATATGAAAAACGCCCTTATCTTTGCCATGGAACAGATCCGCCGCTTCAAACCCGATTTTAAGGCCCAGCTGGAGAAAAAATATCTCGAAGACAGCGACGGCATAATCCTCGCGTTCACGGAAGAGGAGGCGCGTTTTCTAAAGGAAACACCCACGCTTCGCGTCACCCTGCCCTCCTTCCGAAAACCGATGATGTATAAGGAGAACGGCGAGTACCGGGGCATCGCCATCGATATCCTGAAAGAACTTGAGGCCAAGCTGGGCGTGCGTTTTGAATATATCGAGGCCCTAAACCAGCTTGAGGCGGTCAAGATGGTCAGCACGGGGAGCGCCGACATACTTTCCAATATCTATTACGACTATGGCTGGGCGGAAAAGAACGGGCTGCTGCTCTCCCGCCCGTACCTTGATCTTGACTATGCGGCGATCACCCGCATAGATTACATACAGAACAGCGGCAACCCCAAGGCTGCCGCCGTAAAGGGCTACCTATTCTCGCAGAACTATGTCCAGAAAAATTACCGTGAAGAAGAGATAGCCTGGTACAACAGCGAAGAGGAGTGTGTCGACGCCGTCCGAAACGGCGAAGCGGATATCTGTTTCGTCAACTCCTACGTCGCGGGAACATATCTCCAAAACTACAAATACAAAAACCTCTACGCCTCGGTAATCAACTACTCGCACGGGCTATCTCTGTCCCTTCCGCATGGAGGGCGGCAGGAAATGCTGCTGATGTCGGTGCTTGACAAGGGCATCTCTGCCATCGGTAAAAACAAGACCAGCGCCATAATCGCGGTAAATACGATGGTCACCCGCCATACGATGTCCGCGGGCGAGATCATCATGCGCTACCCGATGATCTCCCTCAGCGTGGCGGGAATATCTGTCGCCGTCATCGTATCGGTGCTGGCCATTTATGTGATCATAAGAAACAACCGCCGCAAGAACATTGAGGTCCAGCGGGCAGAGCAGGCATCCCAGAGAGATACCATGACCGGCCTCTATAACAGATCCTATTTTGAATCGGAGGTCTCCGCGCGGCTCGGAGCAGAGGAAAATCACGAAGCCGCGTTCCTGATGATCGACCTCGACGACTTCAAAATGATCAACGACACCCTGGGCCATCTCTACGGAGACCATGTGCTGATCCTCTTCGCCGCAAAGATGCGCGAGGTATTCGGCACGGATAACCTGCTCTGCCGCATGGGCGGCGACGAGTTCGCGGCGTTTCTCCCCAGGATAAAATCATATCAGGAGGTACTGGCCCTAGCGGAGGCGCTGAAAGCTTCTTTCATCAAAGACATCGGCGGCAGAGCCCCCTCCTCCTGCTCGATCGGCATCTCCCTCTGCCCGGAGGACGGCAGAACATTCAACGACCTCTACAGAGCGGCCGACTCCGCCCTGTACGCCGCGAAAAAATCAGGCAAAGGCAAAATATCGGCGGCGTAA
- a CDS encoding aminotransferase class I/II-fold pyridoxal phosphate-dependent enzyme, whose translation MRIKDFKVEKWLNPRDADCKYNLGASCVKAISLDELLELSGEDREELNRHFFETHLHYGAFFGLPRLKEAIAATCREASAAMVLTMHGGTGANSTVITGMLETGDNVVAVTPNYQQHYAIPEALGSEVRLLHLKKEEGYKINPGRLTKLVDKKTKLITLTNPNNPTGAYMDADELAPVVEIARQNGAYILCDEIYRGLADEYMPSIVDLYEKGIATGSMSKVYSMAGTRVGWAIVREPEAYDILENRRSYDTICNGVFDELIAAIALENNEKMLARARGIVRPHKKIVDEWLAEQPRLSVYGESLTTTMLVHYDYDIAALPLCDGLYKETGVLLCHGGCFEEEKSFRLGYGFGDRQLLTEGLKALGGYLAKQEG comes from the coding sequence ATGAGGATCAAAGATTTCAAAGTTGAAAAATGGCTCAACCCACGCGACGCGGACTGCAAATACAACCTCGGCGCGAGCTGCGTCAAGGCGATATCCCTTGACGAGCTCCTTGAACTGAGCGGCGAAGACAGAGAAGAGCTCAACAGACACTTTTTTGAAACGCACCTCCATTACGGCGCCTTCTTCGGCCTGCCGCGTCTGAAAGAGGCGATCGCCGCCACCTGCAGGGAGGCCTCCGCCGCGATGGTGCTCACCATGCACGGCGGCACCGGCGCGAACTCCACCGTCATCACCGGCATGCTTGAGACCGGCGACAACGTCGTCGCCGTCACGCCCAACTACCAGCAGCACTATGCCATCCCCGAAGCGCTCGGCAGCGAAGTGCGGCTGCTGCACCTCAAAAAAGAGGAGGGCTACAAAATCAACCCGGGGCGGCTGACGAAGCTTGTTGATAAAAAGACCAAACTCATCACGCTGACAAACCCCAACAACCCCACCGGAGCCTACATGGACGCGGACGAACTCGCGCCCGTCGTCGAGATCGCGCGGCAAAACGGCGCCTACATACTCTGCGACGAAATATACCGCGGCCTCGCCGACGAATACATGCCCTCGATCGTAGACCTCTACGAAAAGGGGATCGCCACCGGCAGCATGTCCAAGGTCTACTCGATGGCCGGCACCAGAGTCGGCTGGGCGATCGTCAGAGAGCCGGAGGCCTATGACATCCTTGAAAACCGCCGCTCCTACGATACGATCTGCAACGGCGTCTTTGACGAACTCATCGCCGCCATCGCGCTGGAAAATAACGAAAAAATGCTCGCCCGGGCGCGCGGCATCGTCCGCCCGCATAAAAAAATCGTCGACGAGTGGCTCGCGGAACAGCCGCGACTCTCCGTATACGGTGAAAGCCTCACGACGACAATGCTCGTGCACTACGACTACGACATCGCGGCGCTGCCCCTCTGCGACGGCCTCTACAAAGAGACGGGCGTGCTGCTATGCCACGGCGGCTGCTTTGAAGAGGAAAAATCCTTCCGCCTCGGCTACGGCTTCGGCGACCGGCAGCTGCTGACGGAGGGGCTAAAGGCTCTCGGCGGCTACCTGGCAAAGCAGGAGGGATAG
- a CDS encoding PEP/pyruvate-binding domain-containing protein, whose translation MTSADRARELYFEWQPHDDPEFAPLICGRGTIGGKGRSLLFALRQLRDSGDEQMSRTKVPRSIYLSIEIFHQFLERVPHLDTLLANNDPQEIERVFLETPLPQAAGMYIRTFLADMRDPVVIRSSSRLEDDVKHSFAGKYLTNFLSNNCGGLEERSVAVENEVRRIYSRTFFPAAADYRERHHLGGDDMGIIIIRMAGRWRGRYYYPTMAGVGYSQNFRRWTTRVKQDDGLVRMVFGMGTMSTKRGYARTVSLTNPILRPEGFSPEKISAIAQESFHVIDEERPNQITTLDIKKEWKQLLTYHPDFAAYAQIYRCDDGEGCFFQIMKNMASLSPGTKVCFTFDSFPRIYPDFYKRVKKTLKLLENKMGVPADIEFAFEPTEDSFCLIQSRPFWSNNHLEGGIPELSQRQILLQADRMVTHGAIPQITKIVYVDFNRYYAQRDFYGTARLIGELNKASDGEPYILVAPGRIGSSNPELGVPVQYSELTNCRGMVELGIPRLGFMPELSYGTHFFSDLEVDGVLYMPVFAGEDRNIFNADWFESKKWEPWCDNPAIRVYRGSFAAYMDGESNRGVIIDKDMGETD comes from the coding sequence ATGACCTCTGCAGACCGAGCAAGAGAACTCTACTTTGAATGGCAGCCGCATGACGATCCTGAGTTCGCACCGCTGATCTGCGGGCGCGGCACTATAGGGGGAAAGGGACGTTCGCTGCTCTTCGCGCTGCGGCAGCTGCGCGACAGCGGCGACGAACAGATGAGCAGGACGAAGGTGCCGCGGTCAATCTACCTCAGCATCGAGATATTCCATCAGTTTCTCGAGCGGGTACCTCACCTCGACACGCTGCTCGCAAACAACGACCCACAGGAGATCGAGCGGGTCTTTCTTGAAACGCCGCTGCCGCAGGCGGCCGGCATGTACATCCGCACCTTCCTTGCGGATATGCGCGACCCCGTCGTCATCCGCAGCTCCAGCCGGCTGGAGGACGACGTAAAACACTCCTTCGCCGGAAAATACCTGACAAACTTCCTCAGCAACAACTGCGGCGGCCTTGAGGAGCGGTCCGTCGCCGTGGAAAACGAGGTACGGCGCATCTATTCGCGCACCTTCTTCCCGGCCGCGGCCGATTATCGGGAACGCCACCACCTCGGAGGCGACGACATGGGGATCATCATCATCCGCATGGCGGGACGCTGGCGAGGGCGCTACTACTATCCGACGATGGCCGGCGTCGGATATTCGCAGAACTTCCGCCGCTGGACGACGCGCGTGAAGCAGGACGACGGCCTCGTGCGCATGGTCTTCGGCATGGGCACCATGAGCACCAAGCGCGGTTACGCGCGCACCGTCTCGCTGACCAATCCGATACTGCGTCCCGAGGGTTTCTCGCCGGAGAAGATCTCGGCTATCGCCCAGGAATCATTTCACGTCATCGACGAGGAACGCCCCAACCAGATAACTACGTTAGACATCAAAAAAGAGTGGAAACAGCTGCTTACCTACCATCCCGACTTCGCCGCCTACGCGCAGATCTACCGCTGCGACGACGGTGAGGGCTGTTTCTTCCAGATCATGAAGAACATGGCCTCCCTCTCGCCGGGGACAAAGGTCTGCTTCACCTTCGACAGCTTCCCCCGCATCTACCCCGACTTTTACAAGCGCGTCAAAAAGACGCTGAAGCTGCTTGAGAACAAGATGGGCGTCCCGGCCGACATTGAATTCGCCTTCGAGCCGACGGAGGACTCCTTCTGCCTCATCCAGTCGCGCCCCTTCTGGTCGAACAACCACCTTGAGGGAGGTATTCCCGAACTCTCGCAGCGCCAGATCCTGCTGCAGGCCGACCGCATGGTGACCCACGGCGCGATCCCGCAGATAACCAAGATCGTCTACGTCGATTTTAACCGCTACTACGCGCAGCGTGACTTCTACGGGACAGCGCGGCTCATCGGCGAACTCAACAAAGCCTCCGACGGCGAGCCCTACATCCTCGTCGCCCCGGGACGCATCGGCTCCAGCAATCCGGAGCTCGGCGTTCCCGTGCAGTACAGCGAGCTGACGAACTGCCGCGGCATGGTGGAGCTCGGCATCCCGCGCCTCGGCTTCATGCCGGAACTCTCCTACGGCACGCACTTCTTCTCCGACCTCGAAGTCGACGGCGTCCTCTACATGCCAGTCTTCGCTGGAGAGGACCGCAACATCTTCAACGCCGACTGGTTCGAGAGCAAAAAATGGGAGCCCTGGTGTGACAACCCCGCGATACGCGTCTACCGCGGCAGCTTTGCCGCCTACATGGACGGCGAGAGCAACCGCGGCGTAATCATCGATAAGGACATGGGAGAGACAGACTGA
- a CDS encoding PEP/pyruvate-binding domain-containing protein: MNYGDFYRSFDPVPFYEERGWLIGDGRIGGKSKGLSFAHHILEKNGLLEDVHLPKYSFVITTSVFDEFMEYNNLWERLMNLRAHSDAPELYKICAAAHLPPSLDEPLEKILDLIEDPISVRSSSTLEDDVNLSFAGKYATRFSSNAGTRGERRAELESAIKTVYASTYNPAAREYKRKHGIQWGGERMAVLIQPIEGRRYGNMFYPELAGAAFSKVFRRPSPRIRKEDGVVRICFGLGTRTVDRAYARTFYLTNPNLRPEGTKPHEIVTHSQEHYDYVDTEHRKFTSQHIAVTIKDILKKHKMAPTYLQWFDDNAFHWIHTDPSNMNVPRPVFTFSELPGRCPKLFTRLKKLLSLFEKELQLPVDMEFAYEVSDDRFTLVQLRPLSVYDDKGRVEIPDTPREKTILRGDRMVANGRLEGVRHIVFVDPEIYGKQADFADVARAVGEINDRLDGERYILVGPGRWGSSNPLLGVPVRYNELSNSGCLVELGIPQKGMAPELSYGTHFFLDLDGDNILYLPVFDGEKNNIYNREWFESHPWQTISHPAVRHYEGCFDVLLDGDSETGIVIDKTPEGK; encoded by the coding sequence ATGAATTACGGTGATTTTTATAGGAGCTTCGACCCTGTCCCCTTTTATGAGGAGCGCGGATGGCTCATCGGCGACGGACGTATCGGAGGGAAGTCAAAGGGACTCTCCTTCGCGCACCATATCCTTGAAAAGAACGGTCTGCTGGAGGACGTGCATCTGCCCAAATATTCCTTCGTCATCACGACTTCGGTCTTCGACGAATTCATGGAGTACAACAACCTCTGGGAGCGGCTGATGAATCTGCGCGCGCATTCGGATGCCCCCGAGCTGTACAAGATCTGCGCGGCGGCCCACCTGCCGCCGTCGCTCGACGAACCTCTTGAAAAGATACTTGACCTTATAGAGGATCCCATCTCCGTGCGCTCCTCCTCGACGCTTGAGGACGACGTCAACCTCTCCTTCGCGGGAAAGTACGCGACGCGCTTTTCCTCCAATGCCGGAACGCGCGGGGAGCGCCGCGCGGAGCTCGAAAGCGCGATAAAGACCGTCTACGCCTCCACCTATAACCCCGCGGCGCGCGAATATAAGCGCAAACACGGCATACAGTGGGGCGGAGAGCGCATGGCCGTGCTCATCCAGCCCATCGAGGGCCGCCGGTACGGGAACATGTTTTACCCGGAGCTTGCGGGCGCGGCCTTCTCGAAGGTCTTCCGCCGCCCCTCGCCGCGCATCAGGAAAGAGGACGGCGTCGTGAGGATCTGCTTCGGTCTTGGCACCCGTACCGTCGACAGGGCCTATGCGAGGACCTTTTACCTCACAAACCCCAACCTCCGCCCAGAGGGGACGAAACCCCACGAAATTGTGACGCATTCACAGGAGCACTACGACTACGTTGATACGGAGCACCGCAAGTTTACCTCGCAGCATATCGCCGTCACCATCAAGGATATCCTGAAAAAACACAAGATGGCGCCCACCTATCTGCAGTGGTTCGACGACAACGCCTTCCACTGGATACACACCGACCCAAGCAATATGAACGTACCGCGTCCGGTATTCACCTTCTCCGAGCTGCCGGGCCGCTGCCCGAAGCTCTTCACGCGGCTCAAGAAGCTTCTTTCGCTCTTTGAAAAGGAGCTTCAGCTCCCCGTGGACATGGAGTTCGCCTACGAGGTCAGCGACGACCGCTTCACCCTCGTGCAGCTGCGGCCGCTCTCCGTCTACGACGACAAAGGGCGCGTGGAGATCCCCGATACGCCGCGTGAAAAGACCATCCTGCGCGGCGACCGCATGGTCGCCAACGGCAGGCTGGAGGGCGTCAGACACATCGTCTTTGTAGACCCTGAAATATACGGCAAGCAGGCGGACTTCGCCGACGTCGCGCGCGCCGTGGGAGAGATAAACGACCGGCTCGACGGCGAGCGCTACATCCTCGTCGGCCCCGGACGCTGGGGCAGCTCGAACCCGCTGCTCGGCGTGCCGGTGCGCTACAACGAGCTGTCAAACTCCGGCTGCCTCGTGGAGCTGGGCATACCGCAGAAGGGGATGGCTCCCGAGCTCTCCTATGGGACGCACTTTTTCCTCGACCTGGACGGGGACAACATCCTCTATCTGCCGGTATTTGACGGCGAAAAGAATAACATATATAACAGAGAATGGTTCGAGAGTCATCCGTGGCAGACGATATCCCACCCCGCCGTAAGACACTACGAGGGATGCTTCGACGTGCTGCTCGACGGAGACTCGGAGACCGGAATCGTTATCGACAAAACCCCGGAAGGCAAGTGA